ATCCGTGTGTAGAAAAATCCATCTTCCTCCAGGTCAAACAGCTTTCCCATCTGTTCTCCTGTCTCATACCGATAAGTAGTACTTTGAACAATCGGAAGTACACGCGGTTCTCCATTTTTCGGCGTATAGCCTGCGTGGATACATACGGTATCCGGACGATACTGCTGCATAGCAAACACTCCTTTGTCTTTTGCATAATCCATTATTTTTCTTTCTTTTGCTTTTTATAATAGCATGAATTTGCCTTTGATACAATCTCAAAATGAATCATTACTGCCTAAAAGAAGCGGCTGCAGTTGTTTGCCTTCTAAAGCTTTTAATGCTGCCGGCAAAATCATAGAAAAATCTGCTACCACAGAGGTCGCTTTTGTTTCCGGTGCATCTTGCCGGAATGGAGTAAAGAAAATATGCTTGGTATTGAGCAAGCGTCCAATATTTTGGGCAGAAGCTGCCAAAGCATCGTTTGTTGCTAACGTAATCAGCACCGGTAATCCAATACGCAAACAGGACTTTACCGCCATTGTAACTGCTGTATCCGTAATTCCATGCGCAAGCTTCGCCAGCGTATTTCCAGTACAGGGCGCAACGATCATCAGATCCACCAAATGCCGCGGACCGATTGGTTCCGCTTTTACAATGCTGTCAATAACCGGGTGACCGCAAAGCATCTCCGCCCGAACTTTAAAATCTTCTGCATTTCCGAATCTGGTATTGGTGCTGCTCGCTGTTTCGCTCATAATCGGAATAATTTGATATTTGTCCTGCACCAAAGATTCCATTTGCTCAAAGGCTTTTGAAAACGTGCAGAATGATCCACACATAGCAAATCCAAAGGTAAGCTGTTTCATCCTTTCACTCCCTCATCATCATATAAATCGTTTGCTGAATCACTTTTCCTGCTGCTTTTGGAGCTATCTTTGCCGGCAGCGAAAGTGCCTGCACAACATTGATTTCCAGCTCCTTTGCCGCTTCCAAATCGACCCCACCAGGGGAAGATGATAAATCAATTAAAATAATTGTATTTGGAAATTGCTGCAGAACCATACGGTTAAATAAAACTACCGGCACTGTATTAAAAATCAAATCAAAAGAAACTTTTTCCCCGATTTTTGCTGTTAGAATCGGCTCCATCCCAAGTGATTCAATCATCGCATAATCTTTTTCTTTTCTTGCGCAAACAGAAACATTTGCCCCCATCGCTTTTAGCCTTAAAGAAAGCTGTTTCCCGATTCTTCCAAAGCCAACGACTAGGCATCTGCTGTGATAAAGAACATCTGGATATTCTCCTATTGCAATTCCAATCGCTCCCTCTGCAGTAATGGCCGCGTTGCGAACCGCAAATTCCTCCTGCGCATTATAATCCCGCACATCTACGTTTTCCCAAAGCGGACTGCTCCTTAGCAATCGCTCTTTCATCCCCACATATACTCGATGTCCTCCGCATTCCTTTGCAAAATGATCGTCTAAAGGAATCGGCTCATCTGCATAAATTGCCTTCAAATTCTTTCCGTCAGTACTTACTGGAAGCGGCAGAATTAGATCCCGGCAATCATCCATTGTGGTTTTTAAATCCACTTTTTGAATGGATGAATGAACAAAATTAATATGGGGAAATCCATAAACGAAAACCTCATAGCCATCTGACGCCAGCAGTTCTGCCAAAAACAATTGACGTTTGTCTCCCCCTAAAATTCCAAATGAATGACGAAAAGGCACAGCAATCCCTCCTTAGCCTCTTTAAGCCATATTATGGAGTATTTTTCTTTCCTGTGCGCATACCGAAAAAGATTTTGTTTTTCGGTCCTTTCCAAAGAAAACTATTTATTTTATCCTGAAAAAGTATTATAATATAAAAACGTATCTTGTTATGATTGGAAGAGGTGTCTTGCCTTTATGGATGATATTTTATCACGTGTTAAAAAAATCCACTTTATCGGAATCGGCGGTTCCGGCATGTGCCCTATCGCTGAAATTCTAATTCATCGTGGATATCAAATTTCCGGTTCCGACAACAGTGAATCCGATACACTCGCCAGAGTGCGCACTTATGGAATTCCGGTTTATATGGGACAAAAAGCCGAAAATCTGCATGATGCAGAGCTAGTCGTCTATTCGGCCGCTATTAAAGAAGATAATCCGGAACGCGTTGCCGCAAGGGAACGTAAAATTCCAGAAATTGAACGCAGCGTCATGCTGGGAATGGTGGTTCGCCGGTATCCGGACAGTATCTGTGTTTCCGGGACCCATGGAAAGACGACAACGACCGGATTGATCACCACAATCTTAATGGACGCTGGGCGTGATCCCTCTGCTGTAATCGGTGGGAAGCTGCCCTCTATCGGCACAAACGGACGTGCCGGACATTCCGGCACTATTGTCTGTGAAGCTTGCGAGTATGTTGATACTTTCTTGCAGTTGTATCCTGCAGTTTCTGTGATTCTGAATGTAGATGCAGACCACCTCGACTATTTTAAAAATCTATCCAACATTATTAAGTCTTTTCATCAGTTTGCAACACAGACTTCTCGTGCAGTCGTTGTAAACGGAGATGATTTAAACTCTCAAAAAGCACTTGAGGGCATTGATAATCTGGAAATTATTACGTTTGGACTTGATCCTAAAAATCGCTATTATGCGACAAATATTGCCCCGACCAAAGGTGCAAAAGAAAATTTTGATATCGTAAAAGATGGAACTCCTCTTTGCAACGTAACGTTGGGAATTCCGGGCAAACACAACATTTACAATGCGCTTGCAGCATTTGCAGTAGCAGACTACTTTGGTGTTCCAGTAGAATCCATCAAAAAGAGTCTCCATACTTTTACCGGCGTTCACCGCCGTTTCGAAATTCTGGGGCACTTCGACGGCATCACAGTTGCCGATGATTTTGCACATCATCCTACCGAGCTTACTGCA
This genomic window from Caproicibacterium sp. BJN0003 contains:
- a CDS encoding dipicolinate synthase subunit B, translating into MKQLTFGFAMCGSFCTFSKAFEQMESLVQDKYQIIPIMSETASSTNTRFGNAEDFKVRAEMLCGHPVIDSIVKAEPIGPRHLVDLMIVAPCTGNTLAKLAHGITDTAVTMAVKSCLRIGLPVLITLATNDALAASAQNIGRLLNTKHIFFTPFRQDAPETKATSVVADFSMILPAALKALEGKQLQPLLLGSNDSF
- the murC gene encoding UDP-N-acetylmuramate--L-alanine ligase; protein product: MDDILSRVKKIHFIGIGGSGMCPIAEILIHRGYQISGSDNSESDTLARVRTYGIPVYMGQKAENLHDAELVVYSAAIKEDNPERVAARERKIPEIERSVMLGMVVRRYPDSICVSGTHGKTTTTGLITTILMDAGRDPSAVIGGKLPSIGTNGRAGHSGTIVCEACEYVDTFLQLYPAVSVILNVDADHLDYFKNLSNIIKSFHQFATQTSRAVVVNGDDLNSQKALEGIDNLEIITFGLDPKNRYYATNIAPTKGAKENFDIVKDGTPLCNVTLGIPGKHNIYNALAAFAVADYFGVPVESIKKSLHTFTGVHRRFEILGHFDGITVADDFAHHPTELTATLSAAMHMGFHEVWAIFQPHTFSRTAMLLDDFAKALTIPDHVIVSEILPVRETNTYHIYAEDLVKKVPSAVYRKTFPEITDYVIEKAKPGDLILTLGGGDVYKCANQIVKRYQEKA
- a CDS encoding dipicolinate synthase subunit DpsA, whose translation is MPFRHSFGILGGDKRQLFLAELLASDGYEVFVYGFPHINFVHSSIQKVDLKTTMDDCRDLILPLPVSTDGKNLKAIYADEPIPLDDHFAKECGGHRVYVGMKERLLRSSPLWENVDVRDYNAQEEFAVRNAAITAEGAIGIAIGEYPDVLYHSRCLVVGFGRIGKQLSLRLKAMGANVSVCARKEKDYAMIESLGMEPILTAKIGEKVSFDLIFNTVPVVLFNRMVLQQFPNTIILIDLSSSPGGVDLEAAKELEINVVQALSLPAKIAPKAAGKVIQQTIYMMMRE